The genomic interval ACCAGCACGTCCATCTCCGCGCCGTCGGAGTAGTCGGCCGGGCAGACGTGGCTCACGCGGTTGTCGTGGATGAGCGAGGCCATCTCGCGCCGCGCCCCCTTCTGGTCGGGGTTATAGACCGCGATCGAATGGCCCCCGAAGTTCTTCACCAGCCGCATGCAGGGGATGTCCGTGGTTCCGTCGCCGACGTAAATCATGCGCCGGAACGGCACGGGGCGTTCGTTTTCGGGAATGTAGCGGTTCACCAGCTTCGAGTCGAAGACCGATTCCACGCCCTTGTTGATCTTGAAGATGAACTGCGTCTTGTTGGTGTAATTGACCGCCACGGCGGGCCAGTAGGCGATGCCGTCCACGTCGTAGAGGAACGAGCAGGCGTAGATCTTGCGGAATTCGTGCGCGATCTCCGTCCCCTCGATGATCTCCTTCAGCCCCGAGGAGTTGATGTAGTGCAGGATGCGGATGCCGCGCCGTGCGCCGTAGGCGTTGATCCGCGCGAACCACTCCCTGACGCCCTTGTAGAGCGTCACGCGGCGGCCCGATTCCTGGAACGCCTCGCGGCGCAGCGACAGCCCCTTCGACTTGGCCTCCTGGATCATGCGTGCCATGTAGGTCAGCACCATGTCGGCGTCCTGCCTCTCGGCCAGCGTGTTGGCCTCGGTCCAGAACTCCCTGTTGCTCTTGCCCACGGCGGGGATGAAGTCGTACTCCTGCATGTTGCCCGGCGAGAGCGTGCCGTCGAAATCGTAGATGAGGGCTATGGTGAATCTGAAATCCATCGTCATTCTCCTGTTTTTGGAATTCCAAATATACCCTTTTTTCACTATTTTTGCAAAAAGAGTCTTAAAACCTACCGATTATGGAGTTCAAAGAGTTGATGGCCGCACGCCGCAGCGTCCGCAGGTTCTCGGACCGCGCCGTGCCCCGCGAGGTCGTGGACCGCATCCTCGCCGAAGCCCTCACGGCCCCCTCGTCCCGCAATTCGCGTTCGACGCGTTTTCTGGTGGTGGACCGCCACGACCTGATAGCCCGCATGGCCGGGATGCGCGATTACGGATCGGCCTTCATGGAGGGGGCGCCGCTGGCGGTCGTCGTGCTGGGCGACACCGCGGCGAGCGACCTGTGGCGGGTGAACGCCGCGATTTCGGCCACGGTGCTGCAACTGGCCTGCGTGGACGAGGGGCTCGCCTCGTGCTGGGTCCATGTGGACGGCCGTCCCCGCCGCAAGGACGATCCCGAGGGGGAGCGGGCCGCGGACTACCTGCGGACGTTCCTGCCGGTTCCCGAAGGGTGCGAGCCGCTCTGCGCCGTCGCGCTGGGTTATTCGGATTTCCGGCCCGCGCCGCTACCTGCCGCGGACGACGAGGCGCGGATTATCCGGCTGTGATGCGGTAAAACGTTTCTTTTATTGATGCAATGGGTCTGTCGAAAAATATTCGTGTTTTTTCGATGGTTTTATCGTGTCTTGGCGGGTGCTCTTCGCAGGAAGGTCCGTTGTATGCGCCGCCTGAGTTTGGATGCGAACGCAGCGGGAAGTTCGAATTGCTGACCGGCGAACTGCCGGTAGGGAACGTTACCGATATATGGGAATACGGTCCGGTGCTGATCGTGCAGGGGTCGGGAGGGGGCTTCCTGTTTCATGTCTTCGACAAACGCAGCGGAGAGCCGTTGTGCGGGTTCGTGCGGAACGGAAGAGGTCCGGGGGAGGCCGTGTCGCTCCTCAATGCGCATCTCGGAGAAGACGGGGTTTTCACGTGCTATGATTACCGGGCGCGGAACGTACTGACGATCCATGCGGACTCGATGCTTGCACGGGGTGTCGCGGCGGTCGCCACGGAGCGTTATGAAATGCCCGATTGTTGCCGGGCGATCGTTCCGCTGGACGGGAAACGGCTTTATATGAACCGTACAGTCGTGAAGAACGAACATACGGAGACGATCTCCCGCCTCGAATTGAAGGATGCCGGGAATCGGGTCGTTTCCCGTTACGATACGTATCCGGCCGTGGACAGGGAGATTCTGCTGCGGATTTACGGGCTTCCGCCTTTCGCCGTCTCTCCGGACGGTCGCCGGCTGGCCGTGGGGACGCTGACGGGAGGCATTTTGGAGACTTTTTCCCTGGAGCGGGGAATTGAGCCGCTGGCGACCCGTTATCTGGTCGAACCGCACGTGAATACGGGGGAGGCATTCGCTTTCGATGAGCGGGAGGTGAATTGTTTCGTCGATCTTTTTGCCACGCGGGACCGGATTTACGCTCCTTACGACGGGGAGCTTCGGGTGAAGGAGTTTTTCGAAACCCCGGTGGAACGGCGGCCGTTGCAATTCCACCGGATCGCCGTGTTCGACTGGGACGGGCATGCGCTGGAGCGGATCACGACCGACTGGAACATCCGGGCGATGTGCGTGGGCGCGGACGGGACGATCTACGCCGCACTGTACGACAACCTCTCGCGCGTCTTCCTGGGCCGGATCGTTCCTTCGGAGGGAGAAGAGGCCCTTCGGAGATGACCTTTGCCGCGCCGTCCGAACGGTGCCGGATCATACGTTTCCGCCCTGCCGCAATTCGTTGCGGCAGGGCGGAAACGTAGTATGGGACGGTTCCGGACGCCACCCCGCCGCCAAGACGGGATGTCCCTTCGGATACGCCTTTCTCCCCCTCCTTTCTTTCTCCGGTCTTTCTCCGGGGCGGGTGTCTTACCGGTTCAGCACCGGCTTGATGTCCTTCACGCGCAACTGCGTGGTGACCGTGCCGCGGTAGTGGTTCTCGACGATCTGGTAGCAGACGTCGATCGGACGCCCCGAGCGGACCCACTCGTAGTGGGTGGGCTGCTGGAAGGCGATGGCTTGCAGCCGCGTGTTGGGCTTCTGCCGCTGGATGAGGTCCATGCGCAGGTGTTCGCGCTCCATGCCCACCAGTTTGGCGTCGCCGTGGTTGCTCACGCCGTAGGTCACGAACACGGGCGACACGTTGCCCGGCCCGAAGGGCTGGAAGCGGTTCAGATCGCGGCGGAAGGCCGGCGTGACGTCCGAGAAGAGCAGCTCGCTGTCGATGTCCACCTGCGGCATGAGCATCTGCGGGTCGATGTTCTCCTCGACGTAGGCGTTGAAGCGCCGCGTGAACTCTTCGACGTTTTCGGGCCGCATCGTCAGTCCCGCGGCGTACATGTGTCCGCCGAAGTTCTCCAGGAGGTCCGAGCACGACTCGACGGCCTGGTAGAGGTCGAAGCCCGGAACCGAGCGGGCCGAGCCCGTCACGAATCCGTTGCTCATCGTCAGCACCACCGTCGGGCGGTAGTAGGTCTCGATCAGGCGCGAGGCGACGATACCCACGATGCCCTTCATCCAGCGCGGGTTGTAGATCACCGTGCTCTTGAGCTGTTTCATCGCGGGGTTGCGCTCGATGTAGTCGTGCGCCTCCTGCGTCACGGAGCGGTCGATCGACTTGCGGTCCTGGTTGTAGGAGTCGATGACGTTGCCGAACTCCTCGGCGACGCTTTCGTTGCCCTCGATGAGCAGCTCGACGGCCGCATGTCCGCCCGATGGCGAGGCGTTCTCGTCGTTCTCGTCCATCCGCATCCGTCCGGCGGCGTTGATCCGCGGGCCGATCTTGAATACGATGTCGTCGATGGTGATGTTGTGCTTGTCCAGTCCGCAGATCTTGATGATCGACAGCAGCCCCTTCGACGGTTCGCGGTTGAGGTTCTTCAGCCCGAAGTGGGCCAGGATGCGGTTCTCGCCCACGAGCGGCACGATGTCCGAGGCGATCGACACGACGAGCAGGTCCAGCAGGTCCAGGATCTGCTCGAAGGGGATGCCGTTGCGCTGCGCATAGGCCTGCACGAGCTTGAAGCCCACGCCGCAGCCCGACAGTTCGTCGAACGGGTAGGAGCAATCGACCCGCTTGGGGTCCAGAACGGCTACGGCGCGGGGAATCTCCTCGGCCGGGAGGTGGTGGTCGCAGATGATGAAATCCACGCCCTTCGTCTTCGCATAGACAACCTTTTCCGTGGCTTTAATGCCGCAGTCCAGGGCGATGATGAGCCCCACGCCCTTGCGGGCCGCGAGGTCGATCCCTTTGACCGAAATGCCGTAACCTTCGGTATAGCGGTCGGGAATGTAGAACATCAGGTTTTTGTGCCCGATCTGGCGCAGGAACTTGTAAACCAGCGCGACGGCCGTGCAGCCGTCCACGTCGTAGTCGCCGTAAACCATGATCTTCTCGTGGTCGCGCACGGCGCGCTCGACCCGCTCGACCGCCTTGTCCATGTCCTTCATCAGGAACGGATCGTGGAGGTCCGCGAGGTTGGGTTTAAAGAACTTGTCCGCCTTTTCTACGGTGTCTATGCCTCTCTGTACGAGTAGATTGGCCAGCACGGGCGAAATCCGCAGCGCGGCAGCGAGCATGGCTGCCGTCGCGGGGTCGCCCTGAGGCTTCACTACCCAGCGTTTTTCTGTAGGCATACGAATTGTTATTTATATATTTCAACATTTAATATCTCGCTTAAATGGGTCAAAACCCGTGTTTTGACTTCGTTCATGGGGACCTCGCGTCCCGTTTCCGAGGCGATCGACGCCACGCCGCGGTCCGTGAATCCGCAGGGGTTGATGCGCGAGAACCACCTCAGGTCGGTCGAGACGTTCAGCGCGAACCCGTGCATGGTGACATAACGCGACGAACGCACTCCTATTGCGCATATCTTGCGCGGGCGTCCCTCTCCGTCCGGTGTGGCCCCCTCGCCGATCCAGACGCCCGAAGCGCCTGCGATGCGGCCCGCGGCGATGCCGTAGCGGGCCGTCGTGCGGATCACGGCCTCCTCCAGCGAGGCGATGTATTCCCTCAGGCCGATCCCGAGCCGTTCGAGGTCGAGAATCGGGTAGCAGACCAGCTGCCCCGGGCCGTGGAAGGTGATGTCGCCGCCGCGGTCGATGTGAAAGAACTTCGCGCCCATCGCTTCGAGCGCCGCCTTCGGGATGAGCAGGTTCTCCGCACGGCCGCTCTTGCCGAGCGTATAGACCGGCGGATGCTCCACCAGAAGGATCGTGCCGGCATCCTCCGCCGGGATCGCCGCTCCGTCCGTTTCCCGGGCGGCATCGGCCGCGGAAGACTCTGTTCCGGTCGCGTTCCGGACGGTATCGGCCGCGGGCCGCTTGCGGGCCGTGAGGCTGTCGAACAGGGTCTGCTGTAAATCCCAGCAGGCTTTGTAATCCATCTGTCCGAGGTCCCGGAAGGAGACTTTCATCGCTGCAACCCTTTCACGCTCCGGAGAGCCTCTTCGGCCATGTACGACGACCGCACCAGCGGCGCGCTCGCACAATAGCTGAAGCCCATCTCCAGCGCTCGGAGTCTGTACCATTCGAATTTTTCGGGAGTGATGTACGCCGCTACGGGGTAGTGCTCCAGAGTGGGCCGAAGGTACTGACCGAGTGTTACAATACGCACGCCCGCTTCGCGCAGGTCGCGCAGTGTTTGCAAAACTTCGTCATCGTTCTCGCCGAGTCCGACCATCAGTCCGCTTTTCGTCACGACACCCTCTTCCGAGAGGTGGCGCAGCGTCTCCAGACTGGTGCGGTACTTCGCCCTGGAGCGCACCACGGGGGTCAGTCGCTCGACGGTTTCGATGTTGTGCCCGATGATGTCGGGCTTCGACGCCGCGACCGCGTCCAAAAGTTCGGGGCGGGCGTCGAGATCGGGAATAAGGAGCTCAATTACGGCGTCGGGATTCTGCGAGCGGATGGCCTCCACCGTGGCGGCCCAATGGCTGGCGCCGCCGTCCGGGAGGTCGTCGCGCGTCACGGATGTTACGACGACATACCGGAGTTTCATCAGTGCGACGCTTTCGGCCACGCGGGCGGGCTCTCCGGCGTCGGGGGCGAGGGGACGTCCCGTTCGGGTGGCGCAGAAGCGGCAGCCCCGCGTGCAGATGTCGCCCAGAATCATGAAGGTCGCGGTCCTCCGGCTCCAGCATTCCGCCTGGTTGGGGCACATGCCGCTGCTACAGATCGTGTGCAGCCTGTGCTTCTCGACGATATGCCGCACCTCGGCCCATTCCGGGGTACGGTGGAGCCGGATCTTCAGCCATCCGGGTTTTTTCAGTGCGTCCGCCCTGTCATAAAACTTCGGCATTTAAGTTCATTATTTTCCAATTGATGCAAAAATAAGAAAAAATATCGGATATTCCTTGTGATCGGCCCTTTTTCTTGCACGGCCGGGAGACGGAAGGGCGCGGCGGTCGGCGGGCCGGTTTCCCGGCACGGCCCGGAAGGGGGCGGGAGCGGTGCGCGGCCGGGGACGGCGGTTTCCCGTTCCCATGCGCTTCCGGGAGGGATTCGGCCGGCGGCGGAGGACGAAAGAAGAGGCCGGATACCGGGCGGTATCGGGCCTCTCTGGTTAGGTTAGTTAGGTTAATGAGAGTGGGAATCCCACATTCGTTGAAACAAAAGTAATCCGAATTTTACGAAAAACCAAATTTTTCGGGAGGTTTTTCCGAAAACGGGGCGTGCTCCGTTCGCAAATCGTAATTAAAAATTTTGAATAACTACGAATTTATAAGTTTTTGATTAAAGCGCCTCGCGGATCGCCTCGTTCTCCTGCACCTGTCGCATGACCGGCTTCGGTTCGCTGTCCGGCGTCGAGAGGTGGCGGTGGCGGTACGTGGCGGGTGTCATCTGGTACTCCTTCTTGAAGAGCTTGATGAAATGCGACGTATTGGGGAAGGTGCACTCGTTGCCGATCTCCGAGACGGATTTCGACGTCGAGATCAGCAGCAGACGCGAGTGCATCAGCCGCTGGCGGATGTACCACTTGTGGGGAGGCATCTGGAAGTGGCGGCGGAACTCCTTCTTGAACGAGGTCAGCGACCGGTTGGTGAGTTTGGCCAGCTCCTCGATCGAGATGTCCTTGAAGATGTGGTCGTAGATGATCTGTTCGAAGTTCTCCTTCGCCGCGTCGATGTTGCTCAGCAGTTTGCTCTTGATGCAGCAATCCTCGTGCGAGGCGATCAGATAGATCAGTTCGGTCATCTTGATGCTCTCGCCGGTCTCGTCGTGGCGGCACTCCTCGTCGCGCAGATAGTTGTTCGCATTGATGAAAAAGTTGCGCAGCGAGTTCCATGCGGGCATGGCGACGTGCGTGCGGTTGCGGCAGTTTTCGCACGAATGCTCGTTCGAAATGTTCAGCCCGTAGGTGATGTTCAGGTGCATGAGGATGCGTTGCAGGTCCCCGGGCGTGTAGTAAAAGAGCACCTCTTCGTAGGGTTGTCCTCCTTCGGGCACGTTTTCGATATAGTGGTGGCCGATGCCCAGATAGAAGACGTCGCCGCGCGAAAGTGTCTGACGTTTATCCCCGTCGTAGATGTATTTGGTGCCGCGGAGGATGTAACCGATTGCGTAACGCGAGAGGATCTGGGATTGGATTCCGTTGTGAAGCGATTCTAAATACTTCACGATCATCGGCTGTTGTGCCGATGAAGTCATTGAATTCTTCATGCTAATTGTAATTTAAGTTTTTTTGAACAGAGCGTTGCGTCACCTTGTTCAACTTCAAATATACAATTAAAACTTTTTAATCTACCATAGCGTATAGCACAAAAAGGCAAATTTAACTAAATGCGCCCGTTTTGACTATCATGCAGACTAAATAGATTATTGTAAAATGGATGAGATCAGGGTAAAGGCGAGTAAAATCAGGTAGAGCGGCCAGACGATGGCCCGGTGAATCCGGACGAAAAGGAACGGCAGCAGGATGGCGGCCGGCACGGCGATCAGCGTCGTGTCGGTCCGTACGGCGCCGGGGCCGCAGAGGACGGCGGCGGTCAGCGCCAGCAGAACGATGTTGTAGATGAGAATGAACCGGGGCTTCGTGCCGACGGCGTAGAGGTCCGAAAGGACGAACAGCGCGGCGAGCAGCCCGAGCGCTCCGATCGCGGCCGTCGGCAGCAGGTTCGGCAGGGGCAGCGCGGAGAAGAGCGCGAGCGGTCTGCCGGCGAGGAAAGCGGTCCCGAGATACGAAAGCGGAGCGGAGAACTCCCCGCCCGCTCCCCAGTTGATGTAGCAGAGCGCGGCGGCGGGCAGCAGTAGCCCGGCGCAGGCCACGGCCGCTTCGCGCAGCGTCCGCCGGAAGATCAGCACGGCCAGCGGCAGGGCGGCCGCCAGCGGCAGGGCCGCGGGCAGCAGCAGCGGCAGCGTTCCGAGATAGAGCGAAGCCCGGAACACGGCGTCGAAGGCGTATCCGTTGCGGAACGAGCGGCAGTAGTTCTTGGTGGCGAAGGCCAGCAGGGCCGCGCCCGCGAGTGCGGTCAGGAAGTCTCCTCCGAATCCCGGAGCGCAGGCGGCGATGGCATAGAGCGGGATGGCGAGGCAGGTTCCGACCGAGTAGAGGTTGTTGCGCACGGTGAGTCTCCCCGTGCACATGCCGCCGAAGATCAGGAGCAGTCCGCCGATCCAGCGGGCCCATCCCGGGTGGTTGTGCTGAAATTGCGACGACCATACCGCCGGCATCCGCACGGCGAGTCCCGGGCGGACGTTTTCCGTCTCCGCAGGTTCCGTCCCGGGGGCATCGTTCCGCTCCCGGAGCGCGACCGGGGGCGTTTCCGTTCCGCTTGCCGCCGCACAGTCCGTCGTCGGTGGGATGATCCGATCCGGCAGGGCGTGCGGATCCGCTCCCCGCATTGCGACGACGGCAATCAGGAGGAGGGTCAGAAAAGCCGGAACGAGCGGCTGTCGGGCGATGTCGAATCTCATGACGGTATGGACGTATCGTGGCAAATGTAGCTAAAAATGCCGGAATATTGTGTATTTTTGCATCGCTATGTTGGAGAATCAATTTCAGTACGAGCTGACGGAGGCGGGATGCGACGAGGCCGGGCGAGGTTGTCTGGCTGGACCCGTGTTCGCCGCTGCGGTGATTCTGCCGCCCGATTTCCACGATCCGCAGCTCAACGATTCGAAACAGATGACCGAGCGGAACCGGGACCGGTTGCGGGCCGTCATCGAACGGGAGGCGGTCGCCTGGGCGGTCGAGGCCGTATCGGCCGCACGCATCGACGAGATCAATATTCTGAACGCTTCGTTCGAGGGAATGTCGCTGGCCGTGGCGCGGCTCGATCCTGCGCCGGCGTTTCTGGCCATCGACGGCAACCGGTTCCGCACACGGCTCGGAATTCCTTTCCGCTGCATCGTGAAGGGCGACGGCAAATACGCCGACATCGCGGCGGCTTCGGTGCTCGCCAAGACGCACCGCGACGAATATATGTACCGGCTTGCCGAGGAGTTTCCCCAATACGGCTGGGCGCGGAACAAAGGGTATCCCACCCGGCAGCACCGGCTGGCGATCCGCGAGTTCGGGCTTACGCCGCACCATCGCCTGACCTTCAACCACGAAATCGACCAACTGGAGTTCGGTTTCTGACGTCCTCCGGCATCGTGCGAAGAAGAAGACGGACGGTCCCTTCCGGAAAGCCGTTTGCCGTCCGGGTGCTTTCGCCGCCGGGGCCCCGCCGAACGGTTTTCTGTCGGCGGATTTTCTGCCGGATGGCTTTTCGGACAGCGGATTCTGCCGTCCGTATCTTTGTTGTGAGCCGGAACCTTCCGGTAGCGGGGCGCTTGTGTTTTTCGGGGTTTGTTTGCCGGGTGTCTGCATGTCGCGGCTGTTGGAGGAGTGTTTCGACCTTCGCCGCGTTGCTCCGATTGGATCGTATGGGGCCTTGGGGGCCCGTTCCCGGGTTTGGATGGACGCCTTCCGTGCCGGATTGTGCCGGATTGTTCCGGACCGTCGTCCTGTCCTCCGTGTCCGGACGGTGGCAGGAACGGGGCGAGGCGCCTTTCGGGTAAAAGAAAAGAGCAGACCGAAACGGCCTGCTCTTTCCGTTGAGAGTTCTTCCGGTCGGATCAATAACCCAGCGACTTGGCAGCCGCATAGGAAATCTTCAGGGCGTTGGCACGACGCAGCTCCTGCTTGACGTCGGTCACGATACCCATCTTCGTGGACTGGTCGGCCTTGAGGCACACCGTCATCGAAGCGCGGTCGGCCTCGCTGAGCTTGTCGCGCTCGGCGGCCACGAAGTCCAGAATGTCCCGGGTCGTTTTGTACGAATCGTTCAGCTGGATGCGCGGAGCGGTTCCGAACTGCGCCTGCATGGCCAGCGTCGGCTGACCGATGTGGATGTAGCTGACGAGCGATTTCTTCTCCAGCTTCTGCACTTCGGTCGCTTCGGGAAGTTTGTATCTCACCAGCAGCTCCTGATCGCGCATGGTCGTCGAGACCATAAAGAAGAAGAGGATCATGAAG from Alistipes dispar carries:
- a CDS encoding HAD family hydrolase → MDFRFTIALIYDFDGTLSPGNMQEYDFIPAVGKSNREFWTEANTLAERQDADMVLTYMARMIQEAKSKGLSLRREAFQESGRRVTLYKGVREWFARINAYGARRGIRILHYINSSGLKEIIEGTEIAHEFRKIYACSFLYDVDGIAYWPAVAVNYTNKTQFIFKINKGVESVFDSKLVNRYIPENERPVPFRRMIYVGDGTTDIPCMRLVKNFGGHSIAVYNPDQKGARREMASLIHDNRVSHVCPADYSDGAEMDVLVKTIIDKIDLDDRLEQLEAVK
- a CDS encoding nitroreductase family protein yields the protein MEFKELMAARRSVRRFSDRAVPREVVDRILAEALTAPSSRNSRSTRFLVVDRHDLIARMAGMRDYGSAFMEGAPLAVVVLGDTAASDLWRVNAAISATVLQLACVDEGLASCWVHVDGRPRRKDDPEGERAADYLRTFLPVPEGCEPLCAVALGYSDFRPAPLPAADDEARIIRL
- a CDS encoding BF3164 family lipoprotein — translated: MLIVQGSGGGFLFHVFDKRSGEPLCGFVRNGRGPGEAVSLLNAHLGEDGVFTCYDYRARNVLTIHADSMLARGVAAVATERYEMPDCCRAIVPLDGKRLYMNRTVVKNEHTETISRLELKDAGNRVVSRYDTYPAVDREILLRIYGLPPFAVSPDGRRLAVGTLTGGILETFSLERGIEPLATRYLVEPHVNTGEAFAFDEREVNCFVDLFATRDRIYAPYDGELRVKEFFETPVERRPLQFHRIAVFDWDGHALERITTDWNIRAMCVGADGTIYAALYDNLSRVFLGRIVPSEGEEALRR
- the recJ gene encoding single-stranded-DNA-specific exonuclease RecJ, with product MPTEKRWVVKPQGDPATAAMLAAALRISPVLANLLVQRGIDTVEKADKFFKPNLADLHDPFLMKDMDKAVERVERAVRDHEKIMVYGDYDVDGCTAVALVYKFLRQIGHKNLMFYIPDRYTEGYGISVKGIDLAARKGVGLIIALDCGIKATEKVVYAKTKGVDFIICDHHLPAEEIPRAVAVLDPKRVDCSYPFDELSGCGVGFKLVQAYAQRNGIPFEQILDLLDLLVVSIASDIVPLVGENRILAHFGLKNLNREPSKGLLSIIKICGLDKHNITIDDIVFKIGPRINAAGRMRMDENDENASPSGGHAAVELLIEGNESVAEEFGNVIDSYNQDRKSIDRSVTQEAHDYIERNPAMKQLKSTVIYNPRWMKGIVGIVASRLIETYYRPTVVLTMSNGFVTGSARSVPGFDLYQAVESCSDLLENFGGHMYAAGLTMRPENVEEFTRRFNAYVEENIDPQMLMPQVDIDSELLFSDVTPAFRRDLNRFQPFGPGNVSPVFVTYGVSNHGDAKLVGMEREHLRMDLIQRQKPNTRLQAIAFQQPTHYEWVRSGRPIDVCYQIVENHYRGTVTTQLRVKDIKPVLNR
- the lipB gene encoding lipoyl(octanoyl) transferase LipB, whose protein sequence is MKVSFRDLGQMDYKACWDLQQTLFDSLTARKRPAADTVRNATGTESSAADAARETDGAAIPAEDAGTILLVEHPPVYTLGKSGRAENLLIPKAALEAMGAKFFHIDRGGDITFHGPGQLVCYPILDLERLGIGLREYIASLEEAVIRTTARYGIAAGRIAGASGVWIGEGATPDGEGRPRKICAIGVRSSRYVTMHGFALNVSTDLRWFSRINPCGFTDRGVASIASETGREVPMNEVKTRVLTHLSEILNVEIYK
- the lipA gene encoding lipoyl synthase encodes the protein MPKFYDRADALKKPGWLKIRLHRTPEWAEVRHIVEKHRLHTICSSGMCPNQAECWSRRTATFMILGDICTRGCRFCATRTGRPLAPDAGEPARVAESVALMKLRYVVVTSVTRDDLPDGGASHWAATVEAIRSQNPDAVIELLIPDLDARPELLDAVAASKPDIIGHNIETVERLTPVVRSRAKYRTSLETLRHLSEEGVVTKSGLMVGLGENDDEVLQTLRDLREAGVRIVTLGQYLRPTLEHYPVAAYITPEKFEWYRLRALEMGFSYCASAPLVRSSYMAEEALRSVKGLQR
- a CDS encoding AraC family transcriptional regulator, encoding MKNSMTSSAQQPMIVKYLESLHNGIQSQILSRYAIGYILRGTKYIYDGDKRQTLSRGDVFYLGIGHHYIENVPEGGQPYEEVLFYYTPGDLQRILMHLNITYGLNISNEHSCENCRNRTHVAMPAWNSLRNFFINANNYLRDEECRHDETGESIKMTELIYLIASHEDCCIKSKLLSNIDAAKENFEQIIYDHIFKDISIEELAKLTNRSLTSFKKEFRRHFQMPPHKWYIRQRLMHSRLLLISTSKSVSEIGNECTFPNTSHFIKLFKKEYQMTPATYRHRHLSTPDSEPKPVMRQVQENEAIREAL
- a CDS encoding ribonuclease HII, with product MLENQFQYELTEAGCDEAGRGCLAGPVFAAAVILPPDFHDPQLNDSKQMTERNRDRLRAVIEREAVAWAVEAVSAARIDEINILNASFEGMSLAVARLDPAPAFLAIDGNRFRTRLGIPFRCIVKGDGKYADIAAASVLAKTHRDEYMYRLAEEFPQYGWARNKGYPTRQHRLAIREFGLTPHHRLTFNHEIDQLEFGF
- a CDS encoding ExbD/TolR family protein, encoding MAVMKKKGDKSLPPISTASLPDVIFMILFFFMVSTTMRDQELLVRYKLPEATEVQKLEKKSLVSYIHIGQPTLAMQAQFGTAPRIQLNDSYKTTRDILDFVAAERDKLSEADRASMTVCLKADQSTKMGIVTDVKQELRRANALKISYAAAKSLGY